One Plasmodium berghei ANKA genome assembly, chromosome: 13 genomic region harbors:
- a CDS encoding kelch domain-containing protein, putative, with protein MNKNFNISNYNLDLIKCLQNESGIYFILDPTKAIHDKKHSDVYDIFIPENSDGVTLHVQKVNNEYKCIGVSITKRGIDINTGTRIFNTKIADWLEQLFNFNKTLGSNNNESNNANSNSNENEDGNNNTENRTNNLNGKNNWSNMERNGANNHGFGAIVNNKNTSINANPINNIGATNNNEQGDAIGDDKDANGGDGNDNLENSDDNNNSIINNGNNNKYNNNYNNVRHNLSNNQAGAPIANLIKNSKGGYDNFENNDNYNNAINMPNKTKNSKNAINQGNCNLNVNSNLSAHIIPSSNLSSPQSKKQNQHTKQIRLNQMNNSHKSHLMQYHNSNYDDKNSKLYNNVNSSNTVINKHISSENSGVLHASASNNNDAVKVNKIGCNTRQKNGPHILHNGNNNRDGNNNSYKVQQQVYNENLGYRPTLFNLLEVLSNHNITTPDQRVCIRGIVTDFLNNELPHGKIYAYIGAVVGHDILHDIIKKLEKDPNRNAVPDASGLARIEASFGLSKSSYDFMNHNSTNSSMNNIPNVLFNNRNLNSALLNNHIYSNILSNVANNNNGNIGDNMGHSGMLNADTEKIANNKTANDINNMMMKYGDNDKSGGSYNNNMLNINKKKALNMLNMRYMDNNNMTDMGNLGITNMNNTDNSYMNQMNIDLANLENLNNAKNSGLSVHDYLYASKNFHNGNPLNRNNNIGEDEEELMKVIKKNIETYKMNNIKNILISSVFGRIKWLKIMNESPHAYLYGHSIVKYGNKLYMFGGTNNKHKKVPFNHTLTFSLIYYNYKLLPLSGNYPEERDGHTTHLVSLKSGLSVFLFGGANNNVYYNDIYILDMETRKWSKRIVNGKLPLPRHQHCSLVYPAKSEHLRGEKLNLTEGVIVYGGKCLYNNNIVNLNDMWIFLFQANMWIRINYLGDQIPNGRYGMNLIWSDTNTLCLFGGEYLYSDKNCKTRKLLDDMWTFRLNTPVLINNAEDIGTDIKHLPCENAINTQSELHKHQKGTKSDPHLNNQNGNNGISIHDNNNNNDNCYGQTNNLNDKNGINEIDNKMGNNNNESQFVDNKGSIENNNINNNNNINNNNINNNNINNNNINNNNNNSNNNNNSNNNNNSNNNNNNSNNNNNSNNNNNSNNNNNNSNNNNSNNNNNNSNNNSNNLINKIKITGEWKREIYEGNIGPRSNYSNIFITQRHQDFKGAEPKTIEKLMLLCSGITYDNKLKIVSSDEIYVYFFSQKRWYLLKGKLYNEEYMYSARQRHVGCFFESKNVLGRSNRNPVPCIFIHGGFKKNSVFGDAWLLSLTGENPLRLYEYDTCREKISTTQMPLYYFRDTHSISLLYTFCTLQKWLFGAFANLVDNSVYAINPAENVFIKYELTPEHDGMVSIQDDGEGLDFNAMNRILRMYGNYKNYDNNSFYNNNNNNNIKKHSLPNNDDSDSYEMDNYNENEEEQEYNEETNNTNELNNNENNNADQNNNQYVNNNTKVDQMQQNAENYMKSEKGDGEKIYNNNLSGSNCEGMIKKENDTRNKNVIVGKKKCTWSDSFYYKKKNQHYFYNDISNSIFDIKYGVGFKTAFARIASSCAIMSRTINTIGIGLLSLELMNHCDAKELATPLCMWKLPNKELINRNIANKSEHRHHQKLLMSYTPFNSPSLLAEQINILGTYSGTRLLYWNFRDDMDFIIFNPTNNNIYLSSSPLSIDELKNKKQKNAQGEGSNFNSKYQGVKDIKFANRVIKRKGVFGDDENLKKLKTDIDNPDEEIEKDEDIVADDKNNNKYNNIDDKYNKDEDNIKKELDNMSTSSKNNIILDGDNNNNDENKNVNSTHYKEKLKYEDQLKYNNDNYFKKRMNLFEYNSHLTSSISKEKYNMNQIFPLWDHPKDSIDYCLSTYLYWLYLRRSTNIFLQNTLLIPTSMRREKDMNPNKNNNDNNGKKKGTKSTKLRNKKTTKQNDVNNIQNDEKIADIEENNGEIGNVSEIVPENNNSFVKFEQIQEKNDDNNHSNVQNEADTNNERGENISEQNQNTEINNNGIKNENVCTNKVEEEKEENNNPEDGKENNHCENDTNGGLTKLEKQKLEEALEYGISQDLQPQNSANKNEADGEEEEEEEEEEEEEEEEEEEEEEEEEEDEEETSKNNEDNGNINETNNDVENEGNNNVENEGAKVEGEVNEVGAGVVKTETPNEMETENNADDTEKNKKSKKENKNNVGKTIDNANEDSIANRRKRRKKKDGLSTGTVANGKKNGEIEKMKKENYVNVYMENFKIKDEYYINDPSKYTLYHFLRRKLYKMVESHYLFTPSDHTYGSFIMMGFLNDNNNTSIEVNRVCETGILLYYKNRLIKRLDAPFIDTPYNLFLSKYPPNPSLYEGNLYKYALTVIVNVPNWLKPSVSKQEFVHENNHAFLVFKKKLVTLIKHYLSICEDIVKLNKWRESRDMKLKKYLEKMQNQSVKSRNDSDYENDIDNNKSKNFNIIYNNDEEGDNYMNDQNDGNKKKNEEINYSGKNKTPYTNDNEPILHKNKKTKTNNNDDLNKRDHNPTSENESANIDNENNQENDVLEGEKEQEDDEYDEADQEAEDRPNFEDEKDEHEENEEEAEEEDPDDEEYNGEMDDQKNRSVEQETEEEMIEDEEYEPDDE; from the coding sequence atgaataaaaatttcaaTATTTCCAATTATAATTTAGATTTAATTAAATGCTTGCAAAACGAATCTGGAATATACTTTATATTAGATCCGACAAAAGCAATACATGACAAAAAACATTCAGACGTctatgatatatttatcccAGAAAATAGTGATGGAGTTACATTACATGTTCAGAAagtaaataatgaatataaatgtatagGGGTAAGTATAACCAAACGAGGAATAGATATAAATACTGGAACGAGAAtatttaatacaaaaatagcTGATTGGTTAGAGCagctttttaattttaataaaacattaggaagtaataataatgaatcAAATAATGCAAATAGTAATAGcaatgaaaatgaagatggaaataataatacagaAAATCGGactaataatttaaacGGTAAAAATAACTGGTCTAATATGGAAAGAAACGGAGCAAACAATCATGGCTTCGGTGCAATTgttaataacaaaaataccAGTATTAATGCAAATccaataaataatatcgGAGCaactaataataatgagcAAGGAGATGCAATCGGTGATGATAAAGATGCAAACGGTGGTGATGGAAATGATAATCTCGAAAATTctgatgataataataattctattataaataatggaaacaataataaatataataataattataataatgttaggcataatttatcaaataacCAAGCAGGTGCACCTATAgcaaatttaataaaaaactcAAAAGGCGGAtatgataattttgaaaacaatgataattataataatgcaATTAATATGCccaataaaacaaaaaatagtaaaaatgCAATAAATCAAGGAAATTGCAATTTAAATGTAAACAGTAATTTATCGGCACATATAATACCTTCGTCAAATTTATCTTCACCTCAATCGAAGAAACAAAATCAGCATACTAAACAAATCCGATTAAATCAAATGAATAATTCTCATAAATCACATTTAATGCAATATCATAATTCTAATtatgatgataaaaatagtaagTTATATAACAATGTAAATTCTAGCAATActgtaataaataaacacaTTTCTTCTGAAAACTCTGGAGTACTTCATGCTTCTGcttctaataataatgatgcAGTTAAAGTAAATAAGATAGGATGTAATACTAGACAGAAAAATGGGCCTCATATTTTGCACAatggtaataataatagagatggaaataataattcatacAAAGTACAGCAACAGgtatataatgaaaatttggGTTATAGACCTACGTTGTTTAATTTGTTAGAAGTTTTATCAAATCATAATATTACAACACCAGATCAAAGAGTGTGTATTAGAGGAATAGTGACTGATTtcttaaataatgaattgccacatggaaaaatatatgcatatatcgGTGCAGTAGTAGGTCATGATATATTGcatgatataataaaaaaattagaaaaagaTCCTAATCGAAATGCCGTACCAGATGCATCTGGATTAGCTAGAATCGAAGCTTCTTTTGGGTTAAGTAAATCATCTTACGATTTTATGAATCATAATTCAACTAATTCATCTATGAATAATATTCctaatgttttatttaataaccGAAATTTAAATAGTGCACTATTGaataatcatatatattcaaatatattatcaaacgtggcaaataataataatggtaATATTGGGGATAATATGGGTCACTCTGGAATGTTAAATGCGGATACCGAAAAAATTGCGAACAATAAAACAGCtaatgatattaataatatgatgATGAAATATGGAGATAATGATAAATCAGGAGGttcttataataataatatgctaaatataaacaaaaaaaaagcacTTAATATGTTAAACATGCGATATAtggataataataatatgaccGATATGGGAAATTTAGGAATTACCAATATGAACAACACAGATAATAGTTATATGAATCAAATGAATATTGATTTAGctaatttagaaaatttaaataacgCTAAAAACTCTGGATTATCAGTGCatgattatttatatgccTCTAAAAATTTTCACAATGGTAATCCTCttaatagaaataataatataggTGAAGATGAAGAAGAATTAATGAaggttataaaaaaaaatattgaaacatataaaatgaataatataaaaaatatattaatatcatCTGTTTTTGGTAGAATAAAGTGgctaaaaataatgaatgaATCTCCAcatgcatatttatatggaCATAGTATAGTAAAATATGgcaataaattatatatgtttggGGGTACTAATAATAAGCATAAAAAAGTACCATTTAATCATACATTAACATTTAGtctaatttattataactaTAAATTATTGCCATTGAGTGGTAATTATCCTGAAGAAAGAGATGGGCACACAACACATTTAGTTTCATTGAAATCTGGATTAtctgtatttttatttggtggtgctaataataatgtatattataatgatatatatatattagataTGGAAACACGAAAATGGTCAAAAAGAATTGTAAATGGAAAGCTACCATTGCCTAGACATCAACATTGCTCATTAGTTTATCCAGCAAAAAGTGAACATTTAAGAggagaaaaattaaatttaactGAGGGTGTTATAGTTTATGGAGGTAAATgcttatataataataatattgtcaatttaaatgatatgtggatttttttatttcaagCAAATATGTGGATAcgtataaattatttaggAGATCAAATACCTAATGGAAGATATGGAATGAATTTGATTTGGTCTGATACAAATACTTTATGCTTATTTGGAGgagaatatttatattcagacaaaaattgtaaaactAGAAAACTTCTTGATGATATGTGGACCTTTCGATTGAATACTCCAGTATTAATTAACAATGCCGAAGATATAGGTACAGACATAAAACATCTTCCATGTGAAAATGCAATAAATACTCAATCTGAACTTCACAAGCATCAAAAAGGAACAAAATCCGATCCtcatttaaataatcaaaaCGGAAATAATGGAATTTCTATTCAtgataataacaataataatgataattgTTATGGTCAAACTAATAActtaaatgataaaaatggaataaatgaaattgaCAATAAAATGGGAAACAACAATAATGAATCTCAGTTTGTAGATAATAAAGGAagtatagaaaataataatattaataataataataatattaataataataatattaataataataatattaataataataatattaataataataataataatagtaataataataataatagtaataataataataatagtaataataataataataatagtaataataataataatagtaataataataataatagtaataataataataataatagtaataataataatagtaataataataataataatagtaataataatagtaataatttaataaacaaaataaagataacaGGAGAATGGAAACGAGAAATATATGAAGGAAATATAGGACCCAGATCAAACTATagtaatattttcattactCAAAGACACCAAGATTTTAAAGGTGCAGAACCCAAAActattgaaaaattaatgctTTTATGTAGTGGAATAACTTATGATAATAAGTTAAAAATTGTTTCAAGTGATgaaatttatgtatattttttttcacaaaaaagatggtatttattaaaagggaagttatataatgaagaatatatgtatagtGCAAGACAAAGGCATGTAGGATGTTTTTTTGAATCAAAGAATGTATTAGGTCGATCAAATAGGAATCCTGTTccatgtatatttatacatggtggttttaaaaaaaattccgTATTTGGTGATGCATGGTTATTATCTTTGACTGGAGAAAATCCATTAagattatatgaatatgatACATGCAGAGAAAAAATATCGACAACACAAATGccattatattattttcgaGATACCCATTCTATAAGTTTATTGTATACTTTTTGTACATTACAAAAATGGCTATTTGGCGCTTTTGCTAATTTAGTAGATAACTCAGTATATGCTATAAATCCCGCagaaaatgtttttataaaatatgaacttACTCCTGAACATGATGGTATGGTGTCTATTCAAGATGATGGGGAAGGATTAGATTTTAATGCAATGAATCGAATATTAAGAATGTAtggaaattataaaaattatgataataattcattttataataataacaataataataatataaagaaaCATTCGCTACCTAATAATGATGATTCAGATAGTTATGAAATGgataattataatgaaaatgaagaagaacaggaatataatgaagaaaCTAATAATACTAATGAACTCAacaataatgaaaataataatgctGATCAAAATAACAACCAATATgtcaataataatactaaaGTAGATCAAATGCAACAAAATgcagaaaattatatgaaatcAGAAAAAGGAGATGgtgaaaaaatttataataataatttatcagGATCAAATTGTGAAggaatgataaaaaaagaaaatgatacacgtaataaaaatgttattgTTGGAAAGAAGAAATGTACATGGAGTGAcagtttttattataaaaaaaaaaatcaacattatttttataatgatatTTCTAATAGTATATTTGATATTAAATATGGTGTAGGTTTTAAAACTGCATTTGCTAGAATTGCATCAAGTTGTGCAATAATGTCGAGAACAATTAACACAATAGGTATTGGCTTATTATCCCTCGAATTAATGAATCATTGTGATGCTAAAGAGTTGGCTACCCCCTTATGTATGTGGAAGTTACcaaataaagaattaataaatCGAAATATTGCTAATAAATCAGAACATAGACATCATCAAAAATTACTAATGTCTTATACCCCATTTAATAGTCCAAGTTTATTGGCTGAgcaaattaatatattaggTACATATAGTGGCACTCGATTATTATATTGGAATTTTAGAGATGATATggattttattatttttaatccaacaaataataatatatatcttaGTAGCTCACCATTAAGTATCGATGAactcaaaaataaaaaacaaaaaaacgCGCAAGGGGAAGGATCAAATTTTAACTCCAAATACCAAGGTGTGAAAGACATCAAATTTGCTAATCGAGTAATTAAACGAAAAGGAGTTTTTGGGgatgatgaaaatttaaaaaaactcAAAACAGATATTGATAATCCAGATGAAGAAATCGAAAAAGATGAGGACATTGTTGctgatgataaaaataataacaagtataataatatagatgataaatataataaagatgaagacaatattaaaaaagaacTTGACAATATGAGTACTTcctcaaaaaataatatcattCTTGATggtgataataataataatgacgaaaataaaaatgtaaattcAACAcattataaagaaaaactaaaatatgaagatcaattaaaatataacaatgataattattttaaaaaacgaatgaatttatttgaatataattCTCATTTAACTTCAAGTATttcaaaagaaaaatataacatgAATCAAATCTTTCCATTATGGGATCATCCAAAAGATAGTATTGATTATTGTTTAtcaacatatttatattggCTATATTTGCGTAGAagtacaaatatatttttgcaaAATACTTTATTAATACCTACATCTATGAGAAGAGAAAAAGATATGAATccaaacaaaaataataatgataataatggaaaaaagAAAGGAACAAAATCAACCAAATtacgaaataaaaaaacaaccaaacaaaatgatgttaataatattcaaaatgatgaaaaaatagctgatattgaagaaaataatggTGAAATAGGCAACGTATCTGAAATAGTTccagaaaataataactcTTTTGTAAAATTTGAGCAAAtacaagaaaaaaatgatgataacAATCATAGTAATGTTCAAAATGAAGCTGatacaaataatgaaagaggagaaaatatttctgaacaaaatcaaaatactgaaataaataataatggcataaaaaatgaaaatgtttGTACAAATAAAGTAGAGGAAGAAAaggaagaaaataataatccTGAGGATGGAAAAGAAAACAACCATTGTGAAAATGATACAAATGGTGGGTTAacaaaattagaaaaacaaaaactTGAAGAAGCACTAGAATATGGTATATCCCAGGATCTACAACCTCAAAACTctgcaaataaaaatgaagcAGATGGCGAAGAGGAAGAAGAGGAGGAGGAAGAAGAGGAGGAAGAAGAGGAGGAGGAAGAAGAGGAGGAGGAAGAAGAAGAGGAAGATGAAGAAGAAACTTcgaaaaataatgaagataatggaaatataaacgaaacaaataatgatgtagaaaatgaaggaaataataatgtagaAAATGAAGGAGCGAAAGTCGAGGGTGAAGTTAATGAAGTAGGTGCAGGAGTAGTAAAAACAGAAACACCAAATGAAATGGAAACTGAAAATAATGCAGATGAtactgaaaaaaataaaaaaagcaaaaaagaaaataaaaataacgtAGGAAAAACTATTGATAATGCAAACGAAGATAGTATTGCTAATAGAAggaaaagaagaaaaaaaaaagatggTTTATCAACTGGCACAGTAGCAAatggtaaaaaaaatggagaaatcgaaaaaatgaaaaaagaaaattatgttaatgtatatatggaaaattttaaaattaaagatgaatattatataaatgatcCAAGTAAGTATACATTATACCATTTTTtaagaagaaaattatataaaatggtAGAAAgccattatttatttactcCTTCAGATCATACATATGGttcttttattatgatgggatttttaaatgataataataacactAGTATAGAAGTTAATCGAGTATGTGAAACTGGtatattattgtattataaaaatagattAATAAAAAGATTAGATGCTCCATTTATTGATACaccatataatttatttttatcaaaatatcCTCCTAATCCTTCTTTATATGAAggtaatttatataaatatgcttTGACTGTTATTGTAAATGTTCCCAATTGGTTAAAACCCTCTGTTAGCAAACAAGAATTTGTTCATGAAAATAATCACGCATTTcttgtttttaaaaagaaGTTAGTTACATTAATAAAGCATTACTTATCTATTTGTGAAGATATTGTTAAGCTTAACAAATGGAGAGAGTCAAGAGatatgaaattaaaaaaatatttagaaaaaatgcaaaacCAAAGTGTAAAAAGCCGAAATGATTCAgattatgaaaatgatatcgataataataaaagtaaaaattttaacattatatataataacgATGAAGAGGGagataattatatgaatgaTCAAAAtgatggaaataaaaagaaaaacgaagaaattaattattcgggaaaaaataaaacaccATATACAAACGATAACGAACCAATTTtacacaaaaataaaaaaactaaaacaaataataatgatgatttaaataaaagagATCACAATCCAACATCAGAAAATGAATCAGCTAATAttgataatgaaaataatcaaGAAAATGATGTTTTGGAAGGCGAAAAAGAACAAGAGGATGATGAATATGACGAAGCTGACCAAGAGGCTGAAGATCGTCCAAATTTTGAAGATGAAAAAGATGAAcatgaagaaaatgaagagGAAGCTGAAGAAGAAGATCCTGATGATGAAGAATATAATGGTGAAATGGATGATCAAAAAAATCGAAGTGTTGAACAAGAGACTGAAGAAGAAATGATAGAAGATGAAGAATATGAACCAGATGatgaatga